A stretch of the Macaca mulatta isolate MMU2019108-1 chromosome 14, T2T-MMU8v2.0, whole genome shotgun sequence genome encodes the following:
- the THY1 gene encoding thy-1 membrane glycoprotein precursor, which yields MNPAISIALLLTVLQVSRGQKVTSLTACLVDQSLRLDCRHENTTSSPIQYEFSLTRETKKHVLFGTVGVPEHTYRSRTNFTSKYNMKVLYLSAFTSKDEGTYTCALHHSGHSPPISSQNVTVLRDKLVKCEGISLLAQNTSWLLLLLLSLSLLQATDFMSL from the exons ATGAACCCGGCCATCAGCATCGCTCTCCTGCTAACAG TCTTGCAGGTCTCCCGAGGGCAGAAGGTGACCAGCCTAACGGCCTGCCTAGTGGACCAGAGCCTTCGTCTGGACTGCCGCCATGAGAATACCACCAGCTCACCCATCCAGTACGAGTTCAGCCTGACCCGTGAGACAAAGAAGCACGTGCTCTTTGGCACCGTGGGGGTGCCTGAGCACACATACCGCTCCCGAACCAACTTCACCAGCAAATACAACATGAAGGTCCTCTACTTATCCGCCTTCACCAGCAAGGATGAGGGGACCTACACGTGTGCACTCCACCACTCTGGCCATTCCCCACCCATCTCCTCCCAGAATGTCACTGTGCTCAGAG ACAAACTGGTCAAGTGTGAGGGCATCAGCCTGCTGGCTCAGAACACCTCGTGGCTGCTTCTGCTcctgctctccctctcccttctccaggCCACGGATTTCATGTCCCTGTGA